A portion of the Cryptomeria japonica chromosome 5, Sugi_1.0, whole genome shotgun sequence genome contains these proteins:
- the LOC131060605 gene encoding uncharacterized membrane protein At1g16860 — protein sequence MGSRFPSHQLSNGLYVSGRPEQYKERQPTMTSTAMPYTGGDIKKSGELGKMFDIPVDPSKLKKSGPVTSAPGRATSFGGVASHSGPLPHNVARAGFPKSGPISSSAVPGTGSTRQKSNSGPLNKNGDPVRKTSGPLSGGVTPLVRQTSGPLPPSLPATGLITSGPISSGPLNSSGAPRKVSGPLDTHASGKLHSVSMGNNQFVTNLSHDDVYSFKRSFPKVILWTVIPLFIMGFVAGGFILAAVQNAILLIVVVVIFCAVTLLLIWNTWWGKRAVTGFMSGYPDAELRNAKDGQYVKVSGVVTCGSIPLESSFQKVSRCVYTSSGLYEYRGWSSKPAHAKHRSFTWGLRYLERHVVDFYISDFQSGLRALVKAGYGAKVTPYVEESTAIEINKSSRDLPSNFIRWLGERNLSSDDRVMRLKEGYIKEGSTVSVMGVVQRNDNVLMIVPPPEPVSTGCQWGKFLLPASLEGLVIRCEDSSKVDAIPV from the exons ATGGGCTCAAGGTTCCCTTCACATCAGCTCAGCAATGGGCTGTATGTTTCAGGGCGACCTGAGCAATACAAGGAGAGGCAACCTACTATGACTTCTACAGCCATGCCTTACACTGGAGGTGATATTAAGAAGTCTGGGGAGCTGGGAAAAATGTTTGATATTCCCGTGGATCCTTCAAAATTGAAGAAATCTGGACCTGTCACAAGTGCCCCTGGGAGAGCCACATCATTTGGGGGAGTTGCATCACATTCGGGGCCTCTCCCACACAATGTTGCTCGAGCCGGATTTCCAAAGTCGGGACCTATATCATCATCTGCTGTTCCAGGAACGGGTTCAACTAGGCAGAAATCTAATTCAGGGCCACTAAATAAAAATGGCGATCCTGTTAGGAAAACCTCTGGTCCTCTTTCTGGGGGTGTCACTCCACTTGTCCGTCAAACTTCTGGGCCCCTTCCCCCTTCACTTCCTGCAACTGGTCTCATTACTTCTGGGCCCATTTCTTCAGGCCCCCTAAATTCATCCGGTGCACCAAGAAAAGTTTCTGGCCCTTTGGATACTCATGCATCTGGTAAGCTCCATAGTGTGTCTATGGGAAATAATCAATTTGTCACCAATCTGAGCCATGATGATGTGTACTCCTTCAAGAGAAGCTTCCCTAAAGTGATCCTTTGGACTGTTATTCCACTCTTTATAATGGGCTTTGTTGCTGGGGGGTTTATTCTGGCAGCTGTTCAGAATGCCATTTTACTCATCGTTGTTGTTGTTATCTTTTGTGCTGTTACACTTCTTCTGATATGGAATACCTGGTGGGGAAAGAGGGCAGTTACAGGTTTCATGTCGGGATATCCAGATGCGGAACTTAGGAATGCAAAAGATGGACAGTATGTCAAGGTTTCTGGG GTTGTCACATGTGGAAGTATTCCACTCGAGTCTTCATTTCAAAAAGTTTCTCGATGTGTATATACATCTAGTGGTCTCTATGAGTACAGAGGATGGTCTTCAAAGCCCGCACATGCTAAACACCGATCGTTTACTTGGGGACTTAGATATTTAGAG AGACATGTAGTGGATTTCTACATTTCAGACTTCCAGTCTGGCTTAAGAGCATTGGTAAAAGCTGGCTATGGCGCAAAAGTTACACCATATGTGGAAGAAAGTACGGCCATTGAAATTAACAAAAGTAGCAGAGATCTTCCCTCAAACTTTATACGGTGGCTTGGTGAAAGAAATCTATCAAGTGATGATCGAGTAATGCGTTTGAAAGAAGG TTATATCAAAGAAGGGAGTACTGTGAGTGTAATGGGAGTTGTTCAAAGAAATGATAATGTCCTTATGATTGTTCCTCCTCCAGAGCCAGTATCTACCGGATGTCAATGGGGAAAATTCCTCCTTCCTGCTAGTTTAGAAGGACTTGTCATAAGATGTGAAGACAGTTCAAAGGTTGATGCTATACCTGTGTAG